The proteins below are encoded in one region of Myxocyprinus asiaticus isolate MX2 ecotype Aquarium Trade chromosome 13, UBuf_Myxa_2, whole genome shotgun sequence:
- the LOC127450136 gene encoding perlucin-like protein, which produces MAENIYLNWVSDSELRPDSKHKDGGQCSKPMQMLFTVLLFLSLLANGGLAYLYHNKYANWHCEPIRNCLNSDFHLDVQPIISLKNYSPPNYCSEKWFKAKGRLYVFSTDTKDWKSSRKRCQALGGDLVIINSGEEQDFLSKNVNGYYDFHWIGLTDSQTEGVWHWVDNASLTSYIAWESPPDDWKVENPVGEDCVILKHDKWGDVSCLRQEKRICEIPCSPP; this is translated from the exons ATggctgaaaatatttatttaaactggGTATCAGACTCCGAACTGAGGCCAGACTCAAAGCATAAGGATGGAG GGCAGTGTTCCAAACCAATGCAGATGCTATTCACTGTTCTCCTCTTCCTGTCTTTGTTGGCAAATGGGGGGTTGGCATACCTGT ATCACAACAAATATGCAAATTGGCACTGTGAACCAATAAGAAACTGCTTGAATTCAG ACTTTCATTTAGATGTTCAACCAATCATCTCCTTGAAAAACTACAGTCCACCAAACTATTGTTCAG AAAAGTGGTTCAAAGCAAAGGGCAGATTATATGTTTTCTCCACTGATACCAAGGACTGGAAAAGCAGCAGAAAGCGCTGTCAGGCTCTGGGTGGAGACTTGGTTATTATCAACAGTGGAGAAGAGCAG gATTTTCTCTCTAAAAATGTCAATGGTTATTATGACTTCCACTGGATTGGCTTAACTGACAGCCAGACTGAGGGGGTCTGGCATTGGGTGGACAACGCCTCTTTAACCAGTTACATTGC ATGGGAGTCTCCCCCAGATGACTGGAAAGTAGAAAATCCTGTGGGTGAAGACTGTGTTATCTTAAAACATGATAAATGGGGAGATGTTTCCTGCTTGAGGCAGGAGAAAAGGATATGCGAGATCCCATGCTCTCCACCATGA